A genomic region of Gammaproteobacteria bacterium contains the following coding sequences:
- a CDS encoding DHA2 family efflux MFS transporter permease subunit: MERRAVSPWLVAVAVVIPTFMEVLDTTIANVALRYIAGGLSSPASDSEWVITSYLAANAIILPISGWLGKRLGRRNYFLLSIAVFTIASALCGMAASLSMLILSRILQGLAGGGLQPSSQGILLDAFPQEKQGTAMTIFGIAALLAPVVGPTLGGYLTDNVGWRWIFYINVPIGLLAFLMCRATVKDPDYLKAERAGMRKRHQPFDTLGLCLLSVTMVCWEIVLSKGQEWDWLGDPFFRVQTLMILFALCLSALIHREMRIADPLINFRTLADGNFRSCCIIIFCAYGLLYANSTTLPALLQTLFGYDATTSGLVLSPSGVFAVIVMACAGALLGRGTDARYLMTAGLLTLAFGNFWMSRMNLEISPQYVVWPRVLVIMGLSMIFAPLNVAAFLHIPKEMRGAAVGLLALLRNEGGSVGTSVAQTIHERREQFHTLRLNEHLDSFNPAVNQLINQGQTFFQQYTADTPQSKQMTLQALANLRDTQAASLAYFDIFGISAVLAVLLVLLILPMTRSVAEKGAHTAAE; this comes from the coding sequence TTGGAACGCCGCGCGGTCAGTCCCTGGCTGGTCGCGGTGGCGGTGGTCATACCCACCTTCATGGAGGTGCTGGACACCACCATCGCCAACGTCGCGCTGCGCTACATCGCCGGCGGCCTGTCGTCACCGGCCAGCGACAGCGAGTGGGTCATCACCAGTTATCTGGCGGCCAACGCGATCATCCTGCCGATTTCCGGATGGCTGGGGAAGCGGCTGGGTCGCAGAAATTATTTCCTGCTGTCGATCGCCGTCTTCACCATCGCCTCCGCGCTGTGCGGCATGGCCGCGAGCCTTTCCATGCTGATCCTGTCCCGCATACTTCAGGGACTGGCAGGCGGCGGATTGCAGCCGTCGAGCCAGGGCATCCTGCTGGATGCGTTCCCGCAGGAGAAACAAGGAACGGCGATGACCATCTTCGGCATCGCGGCGTTGCTCGCGCCCGTGGTGGGTCCGACCTTGGGTGGTTACCTCACCGATAACGTCGGCTGGCGCTGGATCTTCTACATCAATGTGCCGATTGGATTGCTGGCCTTCCTTATGTGCCGCGCCACGGTGAAGGATCCGGACTACCTCAAGGCCGAGCGCGCCGGCATGCGTAAACGGCACCAGCCTTTCGATACGCTGGGCCTGTGCCTGCTGAGCGTAACCATGGTCTGCTGGGAGATCGTGCTGAGCAAGGGACAGGAATGGGACTGGCTGGGTGATCCGTTCTTCCGCGTGCAGACTCTCATGATCCTGTTCGCGCTCTGCCTGTCGGCGCTGATCCACCGCGAGATGCGGATAGCCGATCCGCTCATCAATTTCCGCACGCTGGCCGACGGCAACTTCCGCTCCTGTTGCATCATCATTTTCTGCGCCTATGGCCTGCTCTACGCCAACAGCACCACGCTCCCGGCGCTGCTGCAAACGCTGTTCGGCTACGACGCCACGACCTCGGGACTGGTGCTGTCGCCATCGGGCGTTTTCGCGGTTATCGTGATGGCCTGCGCCGGCGCGCTATTGGGACGCGGCACTGATGCGCGTTATTTGATGACGGCGGGGCTGCTCACCCTAGCCTTCGGAAACTTCTGGATGTCGCGGATGAATCTGGAAATCAGCCCGCAATACGTCGTCTGGCCGCGGGTGCTCGTGATCATGGGCCTGTCGATGATATTCGCCCCGCTGAACGTGGCCGCGTTCCTGCACATTCCCAAGGAAATGCGCGGCGCTGCCGTCGGCCTGCTCGCCCTTTTGCGCAACGAGGGCGGGAGCGTGGGTACTTCGGTCGCCCAGACCATACACGAGCGCCGCGAGCAATTCCACACGCTGCGGCTCAATGAACACCTTGATTCATTCAATCCGGCAGTCAACCAGCTCATCAACCAGGGCCAGACCTTCTTTCAGCAATACACTGCTGATACGCCCCAGTCGAAACAGATGACCCTGCAAGCGCTGGCAAATCTGCGGGACACGCAGGCTGCATCGCTTGCCTACTTCGACATCTTCGGTATTTCAGCCGTGCTGGCGGTGCTGCTGGTCCTCTTGATCCTGCCCATGACCCGCTCGGTGGCGGAAAAAGGCGCCCATACCGCCGCCGAATAA
- a CDS encoding DUF2721 domain-containing protein: MQPDSAVSTISHVIQLSVAPVFLLAGVAGMLNVVTNRLGRIVDRFRVLESTLPEADEDRKAQLHVELARLSQRARLVHWAIILCTLCALLISSVVAVLFLDSFLTVNISSIIAGLFIAAMLALIGGLLCFLREVAVATRTLPTVPKR, encoded by the coding sequence ATGCAGCCGGATAGCGCCGTTTCCACCATCTCCCACGTCATCCAGCTTTCCGTGGCGCCGGTGTTCCTGCTGGCGGGCGTGGCCGGCATGCTGAACGTCGTCACCAATCGCCTCGGGAGAATCGTCGATCGCTTTCGCGTGCTGGAGTCCACCTTGCCCGAGGCCGATGAAGATAGAAAAGCGCAGCTTCATGTGGAGCTGGCGAGGCTCTCGCAGCGGGCGCGGCTGGTGCACTGGGCCATCATTCTCTGCACGCTGTGCGCGCTGCTCATCAGCAGCGTGGTCGCCGTGTTGTTTCTCGATTCCTTTTTGACCGTCAATATCTCCAGCATCATCGCGGGACTCTTCATCGCCGCCATGCTGGCCTTGATCGGCGGCCTGCTGTGCTTCCTGCGGGAGGTTGCCGTCGCCACCCGCACCCTGCCGACCGTGCCCAAGAGGTAA
- a CDS encoding aldo/keto reductase, whose translation MEYRRLGNSGFTVPILSFGTGTFGGKGELFAAWGNTDVAGARRLVDICLDAGLTMFDSADIYSAGAAESILGEAIKGRRDRVLISTKATFRSGEASNEVGSSRHHLIAACEGALKRLGTDYIDLFQLHGFDAMTPVEETLSTLDDLVRAGKIRYLGVSNFSGWHLMKSLGVAERYGYARYVANQTYYSLIGRDYEWELMPLGLDQGVGAVVWSPLGWGRLTGKVRRGRPLPKVSRLHKTADIGPHVDDEYLFRVVDAMDGIAKETGKTIPQIALNWLLQRPTVSTVVIGARNEEQLRQNLGAIGWNLTADHVARLDAASAVTLPYPYWHQRSTFTERNPPPV comes from the coding sequence ATGGAATATCGACGGCTTGGTAATTCCGGTTTTACGGTCCCCATCCTGAGCTTCGGTACCGGCACCTTCGGCGGCAAGGGCGAGCTCTTCGCCGCCTGGGGCAATACCGACGTCGCCGGGGCGCGGCGTCTGGTCGATATCTGCCTCGATGCCGGGCTCACGATGTTCGACAGCGCCGACATCTATTCCGCCGGCGCCGCTGAATCGATCCTGGGCGAGGCCATCAAGGGCCGGCGCGACCGCGTGCTCATTTCGACCAAGGCGACTTTCCGCTCCGGCGAGGCGTCGAACGAAGTCGGCTCCTCGCGCCATCACCTGATCGCAGCTTGCGAAGGGGCGCTGAAGCGGCTGGGCACCGACTACATCGATCTCTTCCAGTTGCATGGTTTTGACGCCATGACGCCGGTCGAGGAAACGCTGTCCACGCTGGACGACCTCGTGCGCGCCGGCAAGATCCGCTACCTCGGCGTTTCCAACTTCTCCGGCTGGCACCTGATGAAATCGCTGGGCGTCGCCGAGCGCTACGGCTACGCACGTTACGTCGCCAACCAGACCTACTACTCATTGATAGGCCGCGACTACGAGTGGGAGCTGATGCCGCTCGGCCTCGATCAGGGCGTGGGCGCGGTGGTCTGGAGTCCGCTCGGTTGGGGCCGGCTCACCGGCAAGGTCCGCCGCGGCCGGCCGCTGCCGAAGGTCAGCCGCCTGCACAAGACCGCCGACATCGGGCCGCACGTCGACGACGAGTACCTGTTCCGGGTCGTTGACGCGATGGACGGGATCGCGAAGGAGACCGGCAAGACCATCCCGCAGATTGCCCTCAACTGGCTGTTGCAACGGCCAACCGTGTCCACGGTCGTGATCGGCGCGCGCAACGAGGAGCAACTGCGGCAGAATCTGGGCGCGATCGGCTGGAACCTGACGGCCGATCATGTGGCGCGTCTCGATGCGGCGAGCGCGGTCACGCTGCCATATCCGTACTGGCACCAGCGGTCCACCTTCACCGAACGCAATCCGCCGCCGGTGTAA
- the folP gene encoding dihydropteroate synthase, with protein sequence MTILPERLRDPRPLIMGILNVTPDSFSDGGSFASPDSALAQARRMAVEGADIIDVGGESTRPGAERVGAHEQINRTQEIIRSIRRELPSMIVSIDTTLPEVAQTALEAGASMINDIEAGAEPGMLELAAARHAPIVLMHMQGTPETMQDNPRYGNVVEEVRIILLERAAEAKRRGVPKDMIILDPGIGFGKTKEHNLTLLKHLDRFTASGHPILLGASRKKFMGSICAGAEPCDLVAATCATTALGVVAGVRIFRVHDVKANRQAADVTWATLHAAS encoded by the coding sequence GTGACGATACTGCCCGAGCGGCTGCGCGACCCCCGCCCATTGATCATGGGCATACTCAACGTTACGCCGGACAGTTTTTCGGATGGCGGAAGCTTTGCCTCGCCGGACAGCGCGCTGGCACAGGCGCGGCGGATGGCGGTGGAGGGCGCGGACATCATCGACGTGGGCGGCGAGTCCACCCGTCCGGGCGCGGAGCGCGTGGGCGCGCACGAGCAAATCAATCGCACGCAGGAAATCATCCGCAGCATCCGCAGGGAACTGCCGTCGATGATCGTCAGCATCGACACCACCCTGCCCGAAGTCGCGCAGACGGCGCTGGAGGCCGGTGCCAGCATGATTAACGACATAGAGGCGGGCGCGGAGCCGGGGATGCTGGAGCTGGCCGCCGCGCGGCATGCGCCCATCGTGCTCATGCACATGCAGGGAACGCCGGAGACCATGCAGGACAATCCGCGCTACGGCAACGTGGTCGAGGAAGTGAGGATTATTTTGCTGGAGCGGGCGGCCGAGGCGAAACGGCGCGGCGTGCCCAAGGACATGATCATCCTCGATCCGGGCATCGGCTTCGGCAAAACCAAGGAGCACAACCTGACATTGCTGAAACATCTCGATCGTTTCACCGCCAGCGGACATCCGATCCTGCTCGGCGCCAGCCGGAAGAAGTTCATGGGTTCCATCTGTGCCGGCGCGGAGCCGTGCGATCTGGTGGCCGCCACCTGCGCCACGACCGCACTCGGCGTCGTCGCCGGCGTGCGCATCTTCCGCGTCCATGACGTCAAGGCCAACCGCCAGGCCGCTGATGTAACATGGGCCACATTACACGCAGCATCATGA
- the pip gene encoding prolyl aminopeptidase — protein sequence MRTLYPEIADPRVYSLPVDDEHVLYVEECGTPEGIPVVFLHGGPGSGCKAYHRQFFDPARYRIVLFDQRGCGRSRPQGRTEANTTHDLVVDLERIRTHLGIGRWVLFGGSWGSTLALIYAQTHPDRVLAMILRGTFLARQADMDWFFKNGLNLIFPDYWQEVMRAFPPDGQSDMIETCYRRVRSNDPAVRLAAARAWTEWTGRVVTYRLPEGPTLPKTPEDEQRMLNDVLIESHYARHRYFIEPNQILRDANKLPRVQTTLIHGRADLTCTVEASWSLHRVLPHSELVILRDAGHLASEPPVIDALVTATDKLAAAL from the coding sequence ATGCGCACGTTGTACCCGGAGATCGCGGATCCGCGGGTCTATTCGTTGCCCGTGGACGACGAGCACGTTTTATACGTCGAGGAGTGTGGCACGCCGGAGGGGATCCCGGTCGTATTCCTGCATGGCGGTCCCGGTTCGGGCTGCAAGGCCTATCACCGCCAGTTCTTCGATCCGGCGCGCTATCGCATCGTACTTTTCGATCAGCGCGGGTGCGGCCGTTCAAGGCCGCAGGGCCGCACGGAAGCCAACACCACCCACGATCTAGTGGTCGATCTGGAGCGCATACGCACTCATCTGGGCATAGGCCGCTGGGTGTTGTTCGGCGGCTCCTGGGGTTCCACGCTGGCGCTCATCTACGCGCAGACGCATCCGGATCGCGTGCTGGCAATGATCCTGCGCGGAACCTTTCTTGCGAGGCAGGCGGATATGGACTGGTTTTTCAAGAACGGCCTCAATCTGATTTTTCCGGACTACTGGCAGGAGGTGATGCGCGCCTTCCCGCCGGACGGACAGTCCGACATGATCGAAACCTGCTACCGGCGCGTGCGCAGCAATGACCCCGCCGTGCGGCTGGCAGCGGCGCGTGCCTGGACGGAATGGACGGGGCGGGTCGTGACCTATCGCCTGCCGGAAGGGCCGACCCTGCCGAAGACGCCGGAGGACGAGCAGCGCATGCTGAACGACGTGCTGATTGAAAGCCACTATGCGCGGCATCGCTACTTCATTGAGCCCAATCAGATCCTGCGCGATGCGAACAAACTTCCGCGCGTGCAGACAACGCTGATCCACGGCCGCGCCGACCTCACCTGCACGGTGGAGGCATCGTGGTCGCTGCACCGGGTGCTGCCGCATTCCGAACTGGTCATCCTGCGCGACGCCGGCCACCTCGCCAGTGAACCGCCGGTGATCGACGCGCTGGTCACGGCCACCGACAAACTTGCGGCGGCATTGTGA